From Cheilinus undulatus linkage group 17, ASM1832078v1, whole genome shotgun sequence, one genomic window encodes:
- the ccng2 gene encoding cyclin-G2 — MDAFKLMKELRLNYEQEVHFLPKETGLSLIESTTQDDSRISAKCRDAKVEDLWSLTSFFGYSTQTFVLAVNLLDRFLAMMRIQPKHLSCVSLSCLHMAAKVTEEECNVTPSDELIRIGQCRFTVSDLSRMEKIVSEKLNFKSKAITALTFLHLYHQIALSHCTERKETLNLEKLEAQLKACLCRISFSKAKPSVLALSLLRQEIEAVQSEDMLEIAYHIQRHLKIPDSDLLLWSERVALCLLDYASPECSKPNHRKLQWIVSRRTAQNLHSYRSVPELPTIPEGCWDESESEDSCEDVMSSGEESLSSSLGSDAEGPFFPLHLRRQKHRQHLHA, encoded by the exons ATGGATGCCTTCAAGCTGATGAAGGAGCTGAGGCTGAACTATGAGCAGGAGGTTCATTTTCTGCCTAAGGAGACAGGACTGAGTCTCATTGAATCAACAACACAG gacgACAGTCGAATCTCGGCCAAGTGCAGAGATGCCAAagtggaggacctgtggagctTGACTAGCTTCTTCGGTTACAGCACGCAGACTTTCGTCCTGGCTGTTAACCTGCTGGACAGATTCCTGGCCATGATGAGG ATTCAGCCGAAGCACCTTTCCTGCGTCAGCCTCAGCTGCCTTCATATGGCGGCCAAAGTGACGGAGGAGGAGTGCAATGTGACGCCCAGCGATGAGCTCATCCGCATTGGACAGTGCAGGTTCACTGTGTCTGACCTCAGCCGCATGGAGAAGATCGTCTCGGAGAAGCTCAACTTCAAGTCCAAAGCCATCACTGCCTTAACCTTTCTACACCTGTACCATCAGATCGCACTTTCTCACTGCACAGAAAG GAAGGAGACTCTGAATTTGGAGAAGCTGGAGGCTCAGCTCAAAGCCTGTCTGTGCAGGATCTCCTTCTCCAAAGCAAAG CCGTCTGTCCTCGCTCTGTCCCTCCTGAGGCAGGAGATCGAAGCCGTCCAGTCCGAGGACATGTTGGAGATAGCTTATCACATCCAGAGGCACCTAAAG ATCCCTGACAGTGATCTGCTGCTATGGAGTGAACGTGTGGCGCTCTGTCTCTTGGACTACGCCTCCCCTGAATGCAGCAAACCCAACCACAGGAAGCTGCAGTGGATCGTCTCGCGGCGGACTGCCCAGAACCTGCACAGCTACCGCAGCGTGCCTGAACTGCCCACCATCCCAGAGGGATGCTGGGACGAGAGCGAGAG CGAGGATTCATGTGAGGACGTGATGAGTTCAGGCGAAGAGTCTCTCAGCAGCTCCCTGGGCAGCGACGCTGAAGGACCCTTCTTCCCCCTGCACCTCCGCCGCCAAAAACACCGCCAACACCTTCACGCCTGA
- the taf1c gene encoding TATA box-binding protein-associated factor RNA polymerase I subunit C, protein MDYEFPQQLFPSFYNCGPPDSVLKHCAGNWGCYDRLRPQSGSGPLSGWTFTSRHQVRGQTWQHTEPIPVPLLSPKNTYLWPVTPPDPMDFKTHMQNFFMDHCQDAFGCMSDIVGEYFYFSDGKLVTNRMGSVNMWKVENFLKQLDYKICHISYRSNHLDGCNTLLFDSIHSIPPEVLGGLLHEELTEQRDHLLFSEGATGGSLAFIPFSQGCSNSRQGCLIYPGNQGLNCLNFHKVELQYHRGGSSCVDASRGSPFSFQLKGPVRQISADSLLNQSCVAVRSDYFCGVWKFVETNEPQLLQVVNTREVATCIGVSPHVLGEVLVASESGVVNLWTVGKGMQKIREEDSNLYFNAKSSWRWCEFSAHPRVMLYADRTGVELTDIRMSQTSSHTLFRISNTSECRSGERLILSKYLGDSHCFHHLVTTQYSAYIMDERFPGIPMLKMEHMMLSPPMFCHVVLGSSSSSAVGGATTTKVLLGSQSSQEITMLQYSGGQAEACSSHGLPQALLRPRDSLRHLPAQLPHRHETANNRLSIPAAGLTCIQTSKGKETDSSECICVLQLTEAGDIFYQILEPEQQDTSPSQTAEEETLTQQTLKDSAAPGRKTTADSQTIISETSSDEDIIGPTQAQTAQIFVAETQDLTQQGGGLSSDSSCEDSELGGQKRRKLKHLKLQVIVNDDPEPDQVNGLDDAKRNGKVGENNLEKPKEVKKTVSSSSTVRAGQTQVKLSDGALISWKHWLQKLMKKSYEEKPRQRQLQHFTEPSNDILKPLARQETDSAEEERIKSLRRDLRACMSKRLMLVHSAISTSIKAPPIEGVPESVHAEAWTDELSERLTASWQGEDAWRAWWDDSLGLNKEKKVAALRRKRRREKEARRASRRLELSGSFTSSLSYQAELSDFSDSQGWSSAGSQGAWSDTGESIKSQPVGMKESGTPKAVPATPQSVRAKPDKLQTPSSSRTLTLPPTPRVTATPPSQRKNKRPGQDILSSLFAPQVEPSQLDGYFHEEESSVQPTPPPAASSYQLHSSQSVSQRSLRVDLSQDTCIMPQFSQSSQGRPRLPQTSQPKKKKSRMGF, encoded by the exons atggattacGAGTTTCCACAACagcttttcccttctttttatAACTGTGGACCACCGGATTCAGTTCTGAAACACTGCGCTGGAAACTGGGGCTGTTATGACCGCCTGAGACCTCAG AGTGGTTCTGGTCCTCTCTCTGGCTGGACGTTTACATCCAGACATCAGGTTAGAGGGCAGACATGGCAGCACACAGAGCCGATACCAGTTCCCCTTCTGTCCCCTAAAAATA ccTACCTTTGGCCTGTGACACCACCAGATCCAATGGACTTCAAAACACAT ATGCAGAACTTCTTCATGGACCACTGCCAGGATGCATTTGGTTGCATGAGTGATATTGTAGGGGAATACTTCTACTTTAGCGATGGAAAGTTAGTG ACAAATCGTATGGGTTCCGTCAACATGTGGAAAGTGGAAAACTTCCTCAAGCAGTTGGACTATAAAAT ATGTCACATCTCTTATAGGTCCAACCATCTGGATGGCTGCAACACCCTGCTGTTTGACTCCATTCACTCCATTCCTCCTGAGGTGCTGGGCGGTCTGCTGCATGAGGAGCTGACTGAGCAGAGGGACCACCTGCTGTTCTCTGAAGGAGCCACAGGGGGCTCTCTGGCCTTCATTCCATTCTCACAGGGCTGCAGCAACTCTCGGCAGGGATGCCTTATTTATCCTGGAAACCAGGGACTGAACTGCCTCA ACTTCCACAAGGTGGAGCTGCAGTACCACAGAGGAGGATCTTCCTGTGTGGATGCCAGCAGAGGCAGCCCATTCAGCTTCCAGCTCAAAGGCCCAGTCAGACAGATCAGCGCAGATTCGCTTTTAAACCAGA GTTGTGTTGCTGTGCGGTCAGATTATTTCTGTGGAGTTTGGAAGTTCGTTGAAACAAATGAGCCTCAGCTGCTGCAGGTCGTCAACACTAGAGAAGTCGCAACCTGCATTGGTGTCAG TCCTCATGTTTTAGGTGAAGTTCTGGTGGCAAGTGAGAGTGGAGTGGTGAATCTGTGGACTGTCGGTAAAGG GATGCAGAAGATACGGGAAGAAGACAGCAACCTGTACTTTAATGCCAAGTCTTCATGGCGATGGTGCGAGTTCTCTGCTCACCCTAGGGTGATGCTGTATGCAGACAGGACGGGGGTGGAGCTCACAGACATTCGG ATGAgtcaaaccagcagtcacactCTGTTTCGTATCAGCAACACCTCAGAATGTCGAAGTGGAGAGAGACTCATTCTGTCCAAATATCTGGGAGATTCCCACTGCTTCCACCACCTTGTCACTACCCAG tATTCAGCCTACATCATGGACGAGCGTTTCCCTGGAATTCCCATGCTTAAGATGGAACACATGATGCTGTCCCCGCCCATGTTTTGTCATGTGGTTcttggctcctcctcctcttctgctgTAGGAGGGGCTACAACCACCAAGGTTCTGTTGGGTTCTCAGAGTTCTCAGGAGATCACGATGCTGCAGTACTCAG GAGGCCAAGCTGAGGCCTGCTCCAGTCATGGTCTTCCTCAGGCTCTGCTCAGACCCAGAGACAGCCTCAGACATCTTCCGGCTCAGCTTCCTCATCGCCATGAGACTGCAAACAACCGCTTGTCAATACCTGCAGCAG gTCTGACTTGTATCCAGACAAGTAAAGGAAAAGAAACAGACAGCAGTGAGTGTATCTGTGTCCTCCAGCTGACAGAGGCAGGAGATATTTTCTACCAAATCCTTGAGCCGGAGCAGCAGGACACCTCTCCATCCCaaacagcagaggaagaaaCTTTGACCCAACAGACTCTGAAAGATTCCGCAGCAccaggaagaaaaacaacagcagattCTCAAACGATCATATCAGAAACGTCAAGTGATGAAGACATAATCGGGCCGACTCAGGCTCAGACTGCTCAGATATTTGTAGCTGAAACACAAGACTTGACACAGCAAGGAGGGGGTTTATCATCAGATTCTTCATGTGAGGATTCAGAGTTAGGAGGACAAAAGAGACGAAAATTGAAACATTTGAAGCTGCAGGTTATTGTAAATGACGATCCAGAGCCAGATCAGGTAAACGGATTGGATGATGCCAAAAGAAATGGAAAGGTTGGTGAAAATAACCTTGAGAAGCCTAAAGAAGTGAAGAAAACAGTCAGCTCAAGCAGCACAGTTCGTGCTGGTCAGACTCAGGTGAAGCTCAGCGATGGCGCTCTTATCTCGTGGAAACACTGGCTTcagaaactgatgaaaaagagTTACGAGGAAAAACCTCGCCAGCGTCAGCTGCAACACTTTACAGAACCATCTAATGACATCCTCAAGCCGTTGGCCCGTCAAGAGACAGACTCTGCAGAAGAAGAGCGCATTAAAAGCCTGAGGCGTGATCTGAGAGCGTGCATGTCCAAACGCTTAATGCTGGTTCACAGCGCCATCTCTACTTCCATCAAAGCTCCTCCTATAGAGGGGGTTCCTGAATCAGTGCACGCAGAGGCCTGGACAGATGAGCTGAGTGAGCGTCTGACGGCCTCCTGGCAGGGTGAGGACGCATGGCGAGCGTGGTGGGACGACAGTTTAGGGCTGAACAAAGAGAAGAAGGTGGCAGctctgaggaggaagaggagacggGAGAAGGAGGCGAGGAGAGCTTCAAGACGCCTGGAGCTGTCAGGGAGCTTCACATCATCCCTAAGCTACCAAGCAGAGCTTTCTGACTTCTCTGACTCGCAGGGCTGGTCCTCTGCGGGAAGTCAGGGAGCATGGTCAGACACAGGGGAGAGCATCAAGTCCCAGCCTGTGGGAATGAAAGAAAGTGGGACACCAAAAGCTGTTCCTGCTACACCTCAGAGTGTTCGAGCTAAACCAGACAAGCTCCAGACACCCAGCAGTTCCCGCACTCTGACACTGCCGCCGACACCAAGAGTGACCGCCACGCCACCCAGTCAGAGAAAGAATAAACGACCAGGACAGGACATCCTCAGCTCTCTGTTTGCACCAcag GTTGAACCCTCACAGCTTGATGGTTACTTCCATGAAGAGGAGAGTAGCGTTCAGCCAACTCCTCCACCTGCGGCCTCCTCCTATCAGCTCCACAGCTCCCAGTCAGTCTCTCAGAGAAGCCTCAGGGTGGACCTGTCCCAGGACACCTGTATCATGCCCCAGTTCTCCCAGAGTTCACAGGGACGACCCAGGCTGCCGCAGACATCACaaccaaagaagaaaaagtcacGGATGGGATTTTGA